Proteins encoded by one window of Salvia splendens isolate huo1 chromosome 5, SspV2, whole genome shotgun sequence:
- the LOC121802219 gene encoding receptor-like protein kinase HSL1, translated as MSKMPFLHLLLLLSSLPIIVISQQFSTADRATLLNIKQQWGNPQILSHWNSTSSPCNWSEIQCSGGSVTRITLSGYNLNGTIPESICSLRNLTFLDLSYNNLLEDFPVTISNCSNLQYLDLQQNLFEGKISAEIGRLKQLRYLDLSGNNIAGDIPPEIGELDELMTLNLHMNLFNGSYPKEISKLANLVSLRLAYNSHLLPAAIPPEFGDLTKLEYLWMPDANVIGALPQSFANLSSLQHLDLSMNEINGEIPRELFMLRNLSVVYLYKNNLSGVIPREIESLDLVEFDISMNNLVGEIPEDFGKLKKLEVLNLYANQLSGEMPQSIGEIPSLKEFKVFRNNLSGILPPAMGNYSKLESFEVSDNHFTGTLPENLCAGETLFGVVAFNNNLTGEIPKSLGNCPHLRTLQLYNNLFSGEIPAGLWTGLNMTSMMLSDNIFSGELPRRIAWNMTRLELSNNKFSGVIPAEASSWAKLIVFKASNNSITGPMPKGFTALHELTTLSLDGNSLSGELPPEIISWASLTALTLARNQLSGPIPLSFGSLPDLLDLDLSDNQLSGEIPPELGRLKLTSLNLSSNRLIGKIPDEFDNLAYSNSFLNNSKLCARNPISNLRSCSYTHFQESKKLPHKILAVILVLAIVLLLITLATTRFLVREYRRKKLNRDLATWKLTSFQRLDFTEANILSRLQESRMIGSGGSGKVYKIPVDRGAQCVAVKKIGSNTKVDRLLEKEFLSEVHILGSVRHSNIVKLLCCISSEGSKLLVYEYMENHSLDRWLHGSKRKAGAAALDWPARLRIAMGVANGLCYMHHDCSPPIIHRDVKSSNILLDSEFNAKVADFGLAKNLMKRGEEPDTMSAIAGSFGYIAPEYAYTRKVNEKIDVYSFGVVLLELVTGREPNRGDEHTSLAEWAWRSYGEGKPVADFLDREIKEGVYLEEMISVYKLGLMCTSPLPTSRPSMKEVVQILQRCCPLHADYQRKAGKEYDVAPLLGAEKYIASYRCDSKKLMGQSDSSLITLV; from the coding sequence ATGTCCAAAATGCCCTTCCTCCACCTCTTGCTCCTCCTCTCCTCCCTGCCCATTATCGTAATCTCACAACAATTCTCCACCGCCGATAGAGCCACGCTTCTCAACATCAAACAACAATGGGGCAACCCGCAAATCCTCAGCCACTGGAACTCCACGTCATCTCCCTGCAATTGGTCGGAAATCCAGTGCTCCGGCGGCTCCGTCACCAGAATCACCCTCAGTGGCTACAATCTCAATGGAACCATTCCGGAATCCATCTGCTCGCTCCGGAATCTAACCTTTCTCGATCTTTCCTACAATAATTTATTGGAGGACTTTCCAGTGACAATTTCGAATTGCTCAAATCTTCAGTATCTTGACCTACAGCAGAATCTGTTTGAAGGAAAAATTTCGGCGGAAATTGGCCGGCTGAAACAGCTGCGATATCTAGACCTCAGCGGCAACAACATCGCCGGAGATATACCTCCGGAAATCGGTGAATTGGACGAGCTGATGACGCTGAATCTACACATGAATTTATTCAACGGTAGTTACCCTAAGGAGATTTCAAAATTGGCGAATCTCGTGAGTCTCCGGCTGGCCTACAATAGCCACTTGTTGCCGGCGGCAATACCGCCGGAGTTCGGGGATTTAACGAAGCTGGAGTATCTGTGGATGCCGGATGCGAATGTGATCGGCGCGCTGCCGCAGAGCTTCGCGAATTTGTCGAGCCTTCAGCATTTGGATTTGTCTATGAATGAAATTAATGGAGAAATCCCGCGCGAATTGTTTATGCTCAGGAATTTGAGTGTGGTATACTTGTACAAGAACAATTTATCCGGCGTGATTCCTCGGGAGATCGAGTCCTTGGATTTGGTAGAGTTTGATATCTCTATGAACAATCTGGTCGGTGAAATTCCTGAAGATTTCggaaaattgaagaaattggAAGTTCTGAATCTGTATGCAAACCAGCTATCCGGTGAAATGCCGCAGAGTATTGGGGAAATTCCGAGTTTGAAGGAATTCAAAGTTTTTCGCAACAATTTGAGCGGGATTCTACCGCCGGCAATGGGGAATTACTCAAAGCTCGAATCATTCGAAGTTTCCGACAATCACTTCACCGGAACCCTACCGGAAAATTTATGCGCAGGGGAAACTCTGTTTGGCGTGGTGGCGTTCAACAACAATTTGACCGGAGAAATTCCGAAATCGCTCGGAAATTGTCCCCATCTTCGCACTCTACAGCTCTACAACAACCTATTTTCCGGCGAGATTCCGGCAGGTCTGTGGACAGGGCTCAACATGACCAGCATGATGCTGAGCGACAACATATTTTCCGGCGAGCTTCCCCGCCGCATCGCCTGGAACATGACGCGATTGGAGCTCAGCAACAACAAATTCTCCGGTGTGATTCCGGCGGAGGCCTCGTCGTGGGCGAAGCTCATCGTGTTCAAAGCCAGCAACAACTCAATCACCGGACCTATGCCGAAGGGCTTCACCGCCCTCCACGAGCTGACCACTCTCTCATTGGACGGAAACTCTCTCTCCGGCGAGCTCCCACCGGAGATCATCTCGTGGGCGTCGCTCACCGCCTTGACTCTCGCCCGAAACCAACTCTCCGGCCCAATACCGCTTTCATTCGGCTCCCTCCCCGACCTCCTAGACTTGGACTTATCGGACAATCAGCTCTCCGGCGAAATCCCGCCGGAGCTCGGGCGGCTGAAGCTCACTTCCCTCAACCTCTCATCGAACCGACTCATCGGAAAAATCCCTGATGAATTCGACAACTTGGCTTATTCAAACAGTTTCCTTAACAATTCAAAGCTCTGCGCAAGAAATCCAATCTCAAATCTCCGTAGCTGCAGCTACACTCATTTTCAAGAATCCAAGAAACTACCACACAAAATCCTAGCTGTGATTTTAGTGTTAGCAATAGTGCTTCTTCTGATCACCCTCGCTACTACCCGTTTTCTGGTGAGAGAATACCGGAGAAAGAAGCTAAACCGCGATCTCGCCACGTGGAAGCTCACTTCGTTCCAACGGCTCGATTTCACGGAGGCCAACATCCTCTCCCGCCTGCAGGAGAGTCGCATGATTGGCTCCGGTGGCTCAGGGAAGGTCTACAAGATTCCGGTGGACCGGGGGGCCCAGTGCGTGGCTGTCAAGAAAATCGGGAGCAACACGAAGGTCGACCGCCTCCTCGAGAAGGAGTTCCTATCGGAGGTTCATATACTAGGCTCGGTTCGGCACTCGAACATAGTGAAGCTCTTGTGTTGCATCTCTAGTGAGGGTTCGAAGCTTTTGGTTTATGAGTATATGGAGAATCATAGCTTGGATAGGTGGCTTCACGGCAGCAAGAGAAAGGCCGGCGCAGCTGCGTTGGACTGGCCTGCGCGGCTGAGGATTGCGATGGGCGTGGCTAACGGGCTGTGCTACATGCATCATGACTGTAGCCCTCCGATCATACATCGCGATGTCAAGTCGAGCAACATCTTGTTGGACTCGGAATTTAACGCCAAGGTGGCGGATTTCGGGTTGGCAAAGAATTTGATGAAGCGTGGGGAGGAGCCCGACACGATGTCTGCCATCGCCGGGTCATTCGGCTATATTGCACCAGAGTATGCTTACACGAGAAAAGTGAATGAGAAGATTGATGTGTACAGCTTTGGTGTGGTGCTGCTGGAGTTGGTGACGGGCCGGGAGCCCAACCGTGGGGACGAGCACACGAGCCTGGCAGAGTGGGCGTGGAGGAGCTATGGGGAGGGGAAGCCGGTGGCGGACTTTCTTGACCGGGAGATAAAAGAGGGGGTATATTTGGAAGAGATGATCAGCGTATACAAGCTCGGGCTTATGTGCACCAGCCCGCTGCCCACGAGCAGGCCCTCCATGAAGGAGGTGGTGCAGATATTGCAGCGCTGCTGCCCTCTTCACGCCGATTACCAGAGGAAGGCGGGAAAGGAGTACGATGTTGCGCCACTACTCGGTGCCGAAAAGTACATCGCTAGCTACAGGTGTGATTCGAAGAAGCTGATGGGGCAGAGTGACAGCAGCTTGATCACTCTTGTGTGA